A region of Sulfuricella denitrificans skB26 DNA encodes the following proteins:
- a CDS encoding YebC/PmpR family DNA-binding transcriptional regulator, protein MAGHSKWANIKHKKAATDAKRGKIFTRLIKEITVAAKMGGGDISCNPRLRLAVDKAYENNMPKDNVERAIKRGTGDLEGVNYEELRYEGYGPAGVAVMVECLTDNKTRTVADVRHAFTKHGGNLGTDGSVAFLFKHCGQMLFAPGTDEDKLMEAALEAGAEDVVTNEDGSIEVVTDPYEFAAIKEALVKAGLQPEVGEVTMKPANENELTGDDAVKMQKLLDALESLDDVQEVYTTAVMDEE, encoded by the coding sequence ATGGCCGGTCACAGTAAGTGGGCGAACATCAAGCACAAAAAAGCCGCGACGGACGCCAAGCGCGGCAAGATTTTTACGCGCCTGATCAAGGAAATTACCGTTGCCGCCAAGATGGGCGGCGGCGACATCAGCTGCAATCCGCGCCTGCGCCTGGCGGTGGATAAGGCGTATGAGAACAACATGCCCAAGGACAACGTCGAGCGCGCTATCAAGCGCGGCACCGGCGACCTCGAGGGCGTGAACTACGAGGAGCTACGCTACGAGGGTTATGGCCCGGCTGGCGTGGCGGTGATGGTGGAATGCCTGACCGACAACAAGACCCGCACCGTGGCCGACGTGCGCCATGCCTTTACCAAGCACGGCGGCAATCTCGGTACCGACGGCTCGGTAGCCTTTTTGTTCAAGCATTGCGGACAGATGCTTTTCGCTCCCGGTACAGATGAGGACAAGCTGATGGAAGCGGCGCTAGAAGCGGGCGCCGAGGACGTGGTTACGAATGAAGATGGCAGTATCGAGGTGGTTACCGATCCCTACGAGTTTGCCGCCATCAAGGAAGCACTGGTCAAGGCCGGCCTGCAGCCCGAAGTGGGCGAGGTTACTATGAAACCGGCTAACGAAAACGAGCTCACCGGCGACGATGCGGTAAAAATGCAGAAACTGCTCGACGCCTTGGAGAGCCTCGATGACGTCCAGGAGGTGTATACCACTGCCGTCATGGACGAGGAATAA
- the tolR gene encoding protein TolR, translating into MNRRPRRFMNQINVVPYIDVMLVLLIIFMVTAPLINPGQIELPSVGQSLKPPVAPLEVEIRKDNSLYLRDLEKSNTAHKVSREDLVDAVREQQKRNPEQSVVISADKSVRYEEVLKVMDVLQSNQVKKVGLLAKPRAG; encoded by the coding sequence ATGAACCGCCGCCCCCGCCGCTTCATGAACCAGATCAACGTCGTGCCTTACATCGACGTGATGCTGGTGCTGCTGATCATTTTCATGGTGACGGCGCCCCTGATTAATCCTGGGCAGATCGAACTGCCTTCGGTCGGACAGTCGCTCAAGCCCCCGGTGGCGCCGCTGGAGGTGGAGATTCGTAAAGACAACAGCCTGTACTTGCGCGACCTGGAAAAATCGAATACAGCGCACAAAGTCAGCCGGGAGGATCTGGTTGATGCGGTTCGAGAGCAGCAAAAACGCAATCCCGAGCAGTCGGTGGTCATCTCGGCGGATAAAAGTGTGCGTTATGAGGAAGTGCTGAAGGTGATGGACGTGCTGCAGAGCAATCAGGTGAAAAAAGTCGGGCTTCTGGCCAAGCCCAGGGCGGGATAA
- the nudB gene encoding dihydroneopterin triphosphate diphosphatase, whose amino-acid sequence MVKTHKIPVSVLVVIYASDQQVLLLERADHPGYWQSVTGSCDPGENLRQTAVREVREETGLDAEKYTLTDWNLQFEFEIFEEWRHRYAPGVTRNTEHVFGLELPQPFPVTLEPREHLNFQWLPCGEAEKKVFSWTNAAALEKLPGIVKVV is encoded by the coding sequence TTGGTTAAAACGCATAAAATTCCGGTCTCGGTGCTGGTGGTGATCTACGCTTCAGATCAGCAGGTGCTGTTGCTGGAGCGGGCCGATCATCCTGGATACTGGCAGTCGGTGACGGGGAGTTGTGATCCTGGCGAGAACCTGCGCCAGACCGCGGTGCGCGAAGTGCGTGAGGAGACCGGTCTGGATGCCGAGAAGTACACGCTTACCGACTGGAACCTGCAGTTTGAATTCGAAATTTTCGAAGAATGGCGCCACCGCTATGCGCCGGGAGTCACGCGCAACACCGAACACGTGTTCGGGCTGGAGTTGCCGCAGCCTTTTCCGGTCACTCTGGAACCCAGGGAGCATTTGAATTTCCAATGGCTGCCTTGCGGCGAGGCTGAGAAGAAGGTGTTTTCCTGGACCAATGCCGCGGCGCTGGAAAAACTGCCGGGAATAGTGAAAGTAGTTTAA
- a CDS encoding DUF502 domain-containing protein, which translates to MTKRYFLTGLLIWVPLGITVWVLKLLIGSMDQSLLLLPFSFRPESWLGMSLPGLGTILTIGVILLTGMLTTNIVGQRLIQFWESVLARIPVVKSIYYSVKQVSDTLFSGSGEAFRKVLLVRYPHPEAWSLAFQTNLPRDVGSSLDGEYVGVFVPTTPSPVNGFYFFVKKSETIEVGISVDDALKYIISMGVVTSADKESPARVYPGN; encoded by the coding sequence ATGACCAAGCGTTATTTCCTCACCGGGCTGCTGATCTGGGTGCCGCTTGGCATCACCGTTTGGGTATTGAAGCTGCTGATCGGCAGCATGGATCAGAGCCTGCTGCTGCTGCCTTTTTCGTTTCGGCCGGAAAGCTGGCTGGGCATGTCCCTGCCGGGCCTGGGCACGATCCTGACGATAGGTGTGATCCTGCTCACCGGCATGCTGACCACGAACATCGTCGGACAGCGCCTGATCCAGTTCTGGGAAAGCGTGCTGGCACGCATTCCGGTGGTGAAGTCGATCTATTACAGCGTCAAGCAGGTCAGCGATACGCTGTTTTCAGGCAGCGGTGAGGCTTTCCGCAAGGTGTTGCTGGTGCGTTACCCCCACCCCGAGGCGTGGTCGCTGGCATTCCAGACCAATCTGCCCCGGGATGTCGGTTCCAGTCTGGACGGCGAATATGTGGGTGTGTTCGTTCCGACCACGCCCAGCCCGGTCAACGGGTTTTATTTCTTCGTCAAAAAAAGCGAGACCATCGAAGTCGGAATCAGCGTGGATGATGCCTTGAAGTACATCATCTCGATGGGGGTGGTGACATCTGCCGACAAGGAATCTCCCGCCCGGGTCTATCCGGGCAATTGA
- the ruvC gene encoding crossover junction endodeoxyribonuclease RuvC, which yields MRILGIDPGLRVTGFGVIDKLGQQLIYVASGCIRTPVGELPQRLKSIIDGLGEVIASYNPEQVVVEKVFVNVNPQSTLLLGQARGAAICAAILKDLPVAEYTALQVKQAVVGNGHAAKEQVQDMVRRLLKLEGDPQADAADALACAICHAHGGQGLGKLATAGFRMKNGRLV from the coding sequence ATCCGCATTCTCGGTATCGATCCCGGTTTGCGCGTGACGGGTTTTGGGGTGATCGACAAGCTTGGTCAGCAGCTGATTTACGTTGCCAGCGGCTGCATCCGCACACCGGTTGGGGAGTTGCCGCAACGGTTGAAATCGATTATTGATGGTCTGGGCGAAGTGATCGCTTCTTACAATCCTGAGCAGGTGGTGGTGGAAAAAGTCTTCGTCAACGTCAATCCCCAGTCCACCCTGCTGCTGGGTCAGGCGCGCGGTGCCGCGATCTGCGCCGCAATTCTCAAGGATTTGCCGGTGGCGGAATACACCGCCCTGCAGGTGAAACAGGCTGTGGTCGGCAACGGCCATGCGGCCAAGGAGCAGGTGCAGGACATGGTCAGACGCTTGTTGAAACTCGAGGGTGACCCCCAGGCCGATGCGGCGGACGCATTGGCTTGTGCCATCTGCCACGCCCATGGCGGACAGGGGCTGGGCAAGCTGGCAACCGCCGGTTTCCGGATGAAGAATGGAAGGCTAGTCTAA
- the ruvA gene encoding Holliday junction branch migration protein RuvA: MIGRIAGILLEKHPPLVLVDVGGVGYEIDVPMSTFYNLPALGEKIALHTQLIVREDAHQLYGFSTHDERAAFRQLLKISGVGPKLALTILSGMSVAELSHVVAAQEVGRLTKIPGIGKKTAERLLLELRDKLPGAAAVLLTSGTEPGPAIRNDVLDALLALGYNEREANWAVKQLPANLDVSDSIRQALKFLSKA; encoded by the coding sequence ATGATAGGCAGAATCGCAGGCATCCTGCTCGAAAAGCATCCCCCTCTGGTTCTGGTGGATGTGGGCGGGGTCGGTTATGAAATCGACGTGCCGATGAGCACCTTCTACAATCTCCCTGCCCTCGGTGAAAAAATCGCGCTACATACCCAGTTGATCGTGCGCGAGGATGCCCATCAGCTCTACGGATTCTCCACCCACGACGAGCGCGCCGCTTTCAGGCAGCTGCTTAAAATTAGTGGTGTTGGACCGAAGTTGGCGCTGACTATTCTGAGCGGTATGTCAGTCGCTGAATTGTCACATGTCGTTGCCGCCCAGGAAGTGGGTCGGCTGACCAAGATTCCGGGTATCGGCAAGAAGACCGCCGAGCGCTTGTTGCTGGAACTGCGCGACAAACTGCCGGGCGCGGCAGCCGTTTTGCTGACTTCCGGAACTGAACCTGGTCCAGCCATTCGCAACGACGTTTTGGATGCGTTGCTGGCGCTGGGTTATAATGAGCGCGAAGCGAACTGGGCAGTGAAGCAACTGCCCGCCAACCTGGACGTGTCCGATAGTATCCGTCAGGCTCTTAAATTCCTATCCAAGGCATGA
- the nadA gene encoding quinolinate synthase NadA: protein MNDSAIPFSEYQNLPDAACQTRILAAKASLGKRLVILGHHYQRSDVFQHADFTGDSLKLSRLAANSEADYIVFCGVHFMAEVADILSRPEQISILPDLAAGCSMADMATLARVERAWRELKTVLDPDATFTPVTYINSAADLKAFCGEHGGIVCTSSNATKILEWSFARREKVLFFPDQHLGRWSGHKMGIPLEDMVLWDWDQPLGGLTPEQVRKAKIILWKGLCSVHQMFTPANIQRFRQEHPDGQVISHPECSFEVCELSDYVGSTEYIIKTVAEAKSGTHWLVGTELNLVNRLAEQFKTEGKTVQFMASTVCMCSTMARIDPQHLAWCLENLVAGQVVNHIKVPPDEAVLARVALQRMLDAS, encoded by the coding sequence ATGAACGATTCCGCGATACCTTTTTCCGAATATCAAAACCTGCCCGATGCAGCCTGTCAGACGCGCATCCTGGCGGCCAAGGCCAGCCTGGGTAAGCGGTTGGTGATCCTGGGTCATCACTACCAGCGCTCGGACGTGTTCCAGCACGCTGATTTTACCGGTGACTCGCTGAAACTGTCGCGTCTGGCGGCAAATTCTGAAGCGGACTACATCGTGTTCTGCGGCGTGCATTTCATGGCCGAGGTGGCGGATATCCTGTCGCGTCCCGAGCAGATTTCCATCTTGCCGGATCTGGCGGCGGGCTGTTCGATGGCGGATATGGCGACGCTGGCCCGGGTCGAGCGCGCCTGGCGTGAGTTGAAAACGGTGCTCGACCCTGATGCGACCTTCACCCCCGTCACCTACATCAACTCGGCGGCCGATCTGAAAGCCTTTTGCGGCGAGCATGGCGGCATCGTTTGCACTTCCAGCAATGCCACCAAGATTCTGGAATGGTCGTTTGCCCGGCGCGAAAAAGTGCTTTTCTTCCCTGATCAGCACCTGGGGCGCTGGAGCGGCCACAAGATGGGTATTCCGCTGGAAGACATGGTGCTGTGGGACTGGGATCAGCCGCTCGGCGGGCTCACACCCGAGCAGGTCAGGAAGGCTAAAATCATCCTGTGGAAAGGGCTGTGCTCGGTGCACCAGATGTTCACGCCGGCCAATATCCAGCGCTTCCGTCAGGAGCACCCCGATGGCCAGGTGATTTCCCATCCGGAATGCAGCTTCGAGGTGTGCGAGCTGTCGGATTACGTTGGTTCGACCGAATACATCATCAAGACCGTTGCCGAGGCCAAGTCCGGCACGCACTGGCTGGTGGGTACAGAGCTGAACCTGGTCAACCGTCTGGCGGAGCAGTTCAAGACTGAGGGGAAAACCGTCCAGTTCATGGCCTCCACTGTTTGCATGTGCTCGACCATGGCACGAATCGATCCGCAACACCTGGCCTGGTGTCTGGAGAACCTGGTTGCCGGCCAAGTTGTGAACCACATCAAGGTGCCGCCCGATGAGGCCGTACTGGCCCGGGTGGCGTTACAGCGCATGCTGGATGCTTCTTGA
- the tolQ gene encoding protein TolQ, producing MNVTQDLSFLSLITNASVVVQLVLLILLLASGLSWYFIFDKMFAIRAAIREADSFENDFWSGSDINNLYQRSNSGRTPVVGMEKIFEAGYREFLKLKRQGRMDVGVVMEGTRRAMRAACQRELDALERHLAFLASVGSVSPYIGLFGTVWGIMNAFRGLSNVVQATLAHVAPGIAEALVATAMGLFAAIPAVLAYNSYSHDVDRLATRYDSFMEEFSNILQRQPNP from the coding sequence GTGAACGTTACGCAAGACCTGTCTTTTTTGAGTCTGATCACCAACGCCAGTGTCGTGGTGCAACTGGTTCTGTTGATCCTGCTGCTGGCTTCGGGCTTATCCTGGTATTTTATTTTCGACAAGATGTTCGCCATTCGAGCCGCAATCCGCGAGGCGGATAGTTTCGAGAACGATTTCTGGAGCGGATCGGACATCAACAACCTGTACCAGCGCAGCAATTCCGGCAGGACGCCGGTGGTGGGCATGGAGAAAATTTTCGAGGCGGGCTACCGGGAATTTCTCAAGCTCAAGCGCCAGGGGCGTATGGATGTCGGCGTCGTCATGGAGGGCACGCGTCGCGCTATGCGCGCGGCCTGCCAGCGTGAACTGGATGCGCTGGAACGGCACCTCGCCTTCCTTGCCTCGGTCGGCTCTGTCAGTCCCTATATCGGGCTGTTCGGCACAGTGTGGGGCATCATGAATGCCTTCCGTGGCCTCTCCAACGTGGTGCAGGCGACCTTGGCGCACGTTGCGCCAGGCATCGCCGAAGCGCTGGTCGCCACTGCGATGGGCCTGTTCGCTGCGATTCCGGCTGTGCTCGCCTACAATAGCTATTCCCATGATGTGGATCGACTGGCGACTCGCTACGACAGTTTCATGGAGGAGTTCTCCAATATTCTGCAAAGGCAGCCCAACCCTTGA
- a CDS encoding endonuclease/exonuclease/phosphatase family protein translates to MTQAIRVVTYNIHKGFSQFNQRMVLHELRDQLRGIHADLVFLQEVVGAHDLHAEKHVNWPDSSQYEFLADSIWKDYAYGKNAVYPAGHHGNAILSRFPIVSSENVDISAHRFEQRGLLHVEVSMPGWDETLHCVCVHFGLFTKGRRVQLSALRKRIESLVPPHAPLIIAGDFNDWRGEACDTLAHKMHLKEVFGVTRGRPACSYPAALPMFRLDRIYVRGLRVSSAEVHSGRPWSKISDHAALSAIVHRA, encoded by the coding sequence ATGACACAGGCGATTCGGGTCGTCACCTACAATATCCACAAGGGATTTTCCCAGTTCAACCAGCGCATGGTGCTGCACGAGCTGCGCGACCAGTTGCGCGGCATCCATGCCGACCTGGTTTTCTTGCAGGAAGTTGTGGGCGCTCACGATCTTCATGCGGAGAAACACGTGAACTGGCCTGATTCTTCCCAATACGAGTTTCTCGCCGACTCCATCTGGAAGGATTACGCTTACGGCAAGAATGCGGTCTATCCTGCAGGGCATCACGGCAACGCGATCCTGAGTCGCTTCCCGATTGTCAGTTCGGAAAATGTCGATATCTCGGCCCACCGCTTCGAACAGCGCGGCTTGCTCCACGTTGAAGTAAGCATGCCTGGCTGGGATGAAACCCTGCATTGTGTGTGTGTTCACTTCGGCCTGTTTACCAAGGGGCGCCGTGTACAGTTGTCGGCATTGCGTAAAAGGATCGAGAGCCTGGTTCCGCCGCATGCGCCATTGATTATCGCCGGTGATTTTAACGACTGGCGCGGTGAGGCTTGCGACACCCTGGCACACAAGATGCATCTGAAAGAGGTATTCGGGGTGACCAGGGGTCGGCCCGCTTGCAGTTATCCAGCGGCGCTGCCTATGTTCCGGCTAGACCGGATTTACGTGCGGGGGCTGCGTGTGAGTTCTGCCGAGGTGCATAGCGGCAGGCCGTGGTCGAAAATTTCCGATCACGCCGCGCTGTCCGCCATCGTTCACAGGGCATAA
- the aspS gene encoding aspartate--tRNA ligase — protein MRTHYCGDVNRSHLDQTVTLCGWAHRRRDHGGVIFIDLRDREGLVQVVCDPDRAATFATAEAIRNEFVLKITGLVRNRPEGTVNPNLSTGEIEVLAQEIEILNASAPIPFQLDDENLSETVRLTHRYLDLRRPAMQKNMMLRYQVSKNLRHALDEQGFIELETPMLTRSTPEGARDYLVPSRVHPGHFYALPQSPQLFKQLLMVSGFDRYYQIVKCFRDEDLRADRQPEFTQVDIETSFLNEQQITDLVETMMRRLFKTVLDVDLPDFPRMTWAEAMRRYGSDKPDLRVTLELTDLTDVMKDVDFKVFSTPANSPTGRVVALRVPKGSEITRGEIDAYTQFVAIYGARGLAYIKVNDVAKGREGLQSPIVKNLSDAALKAVIERTGATDGDLIFFGADTAKVVNEALGALRAKIGHERGFAEGAWKPLWVVDFPMFERDEEGNRWQALHHPFTAPADGHEELLSSDPGKALSKAYDFVLNGWELGGGSIRIHRQEIQSKVFQALNISAEEAQEKFGFLLEALQYGAPPHGGLALGLDRLVTLMAGAESIRDVIAFPKTQRASCLLTQAPNAVDEKQLRELHIRLRQQVQTQVEVEKVD, from the coding sequence ATGCGAACTCATTATTGCGGCGACGTTAACCGTAGCCACTTAGATCAAACCGTTACCCTGTGCGGCTGGGCGCATCGCCGCCGCGACCATGGCGGGGTGATTTTCATCGACCTGCGCGACCGCGAGGGCTTGGTGCAGGTGGTGTGCGACCCCGACCGTGCCGCGACTTTCGCCACGGCAGAGGCTATCCGCAATGAGTTCGTGCTGAAAATTACCGGCCTGGTGCGCAATCGCCCGGAAGGCACGGTCAACCCGAATCTCTCCACCGGCGAGATCGAGGTGCTGGCGCAGGAAATCGAAATCCTCAATGCATCGGCGCCTATCCCTTTCCAGCTTGACGACGAGAACCTGAGCGAAACCGTGCGCCTGACGCACCGTTACCTCGACCTGCGCCGCCCGGCGATGCAGAAGAACATGATGCTGCGCTACCAAGTGTCCAAGAACCTGCGTCACGCCCTCGACGAGCAGGGTTTTATCGAGCTGGAAACGCCGATGCTGACCCGCTCCACCCCGGAAGGCGCGCGCGACTATCTGGTACCGTCCCGCGTCCACCCCGGTCATTTCTATGCATTGCCGCAGTCGCCGCAGTTGTTCAAGCAGCTGTTGATGGTGTCCGGCTTTGACCGCTACTACCAGATCGTCAAATGCTTTCGCGACGAGGATCTGCGCGCCGACCGCCAGCCAGAATTCACCCAGGTGGATATCGAAACCTCGTTTCTGAACGAGCAGCAGATAACCGATCTGGTCGAGACCATGATGCGCCGTTTGTTCAAGACCGTGCTCGACGTTGACCTGCCCGATTTTCCGCGCATGACCTGGGCCGAGGCGATGCGGCGCTATGGCTCGGACAAGCCCGACCTGCGCGTGACCCTGGAACTGACCGACCTTACCGACGTGATGAAGGATGTGGATTTCAAGGTCTTCAGCACTCCCGCCAACTCGCCCACCGGTCGAGTAGTGGCTCTGCGCGTGCCCAAGGGCAGTGAAATCACCCGCGGTGAGATCGATGCCTATACTCAGTTCGTCGCCATCTACGGCGCTCGTGGCCTGGCTTACATCAAGGTCAACGATGTCGCCAAGGGCCGCGAAGGCTTGCAGTCGCCGATCGTCAAAAACCTGTCGGACGCTGCGCTCAAGGCGGTGATCGAACGCACCGGTGCAACCGATGGCGACCTGATTTTCTTTGGTGCCGACACGGCGAAAGTGGTGAACGAAGCGCTCGGTGCACTGCGCGCCAAGATCGGCCACGAGCGCGGCTTTGCCGAAGGCGCCTGGAAGCCGCTGTGGGTGGTGGATTTCCCGATGTTCGAACGCGACGAGGAAGGCAATCGCTGGCAAGCGTTGCATCATCCCTTTACCGCACCGGCAGACGGCCATGAGGAATTGCTGTCGAGTGATCCCGGCAAGGCGTTGTCCAAGGCCTACGATTTCGTGCTTAACGGCTGGGAACTGGGCGGCGGCTCGATCCGTATCCACCGCCAGGAAATTCAGTCCAAGGTATTCCAGGCGCTCAATATCAGCGCCGAGGAAGCCCAGGAGAAATTCGGCTTCCTGCTCGAAGCTCTGCAATACGGCGCACCGCCCCACGGCGGTCTGGCGCTCGGGCTTGACCGCCTGGTCACGCTGATGGCGGGTGCGGAATCGATCCGCGATGTAATCGCTTTCCCTAAAACCCAGCGTGCTTCCTGCCTGCTTACCCAGGCACCGAACGCAGTGGACGAGAAGCAGTTGCGTGAATTGCACATTCGTTTGCGCCAGCAAGTGCAGACCCAGGTGGAAGTGGAGAAGGTCGATTAA
- the clsB gene encoding cardiolipin synthase ClsB, whose translation MDLIPGNRLTLLKNGAEYFPALEIAIDHARREIFLESYIYEYDASGRQVSEALMRAARRGVTVHLLLDGFGARTLPGAVVDEMRAAGVQVMFYRPDVTLRFKRHRLRRLHRKIAVIDTRIAFVGGINIIDDINAPDQIPPRFDYAVSVEGPLLAEIHQSARRLWALIGWLQLRRHRSRSRRHRAPLHIAPRGGVEAAFVRRDNIRHRNDIENAYLDAIDSAKDEIIIANAYFLPGRRFRQALVQASARGVRVVLLLQGRVEYVLLHYASRALYGMLLGAGIEIYSYHKSFLHAKVAVIDGRWATVGSSNIDPFSLMLAREANIVALDADFAGKLRSSLLQAISEGAQQIMADNWKQQPYYQRFLAWVSYGVVRFLMGMVGYARRYEEA comes from the coding sequence ATGGATCTGATACCGGGCAATCGACTGACTCTCCTCAAGAACGGCGCGGAATATTTTCCGGCCCTTGAAATCGCCATCGACCATGCGCGCCGCGAAATATTCCTCGAATCTTACATCTACGAATACGATGCAAGCGGGCGGCAGGTCAGCGAAGCACTGATGCGGGCGGCGAGGCGGGGCGTGACCGTACACCTGCTGCTCGATGGCTTCGGGGCGAGAACGCTGCCGGGAGCGGTGGTCGATGAGATGCGCGCGGCAGGGGTGCAGGTCATGTTCTACCGGCCCGATGTTACGCTTCGTTTCAAGCGCCACCGGTTGCGCCGCCTGCACCGCAAGATAGCGGTGATCGACACGCGCATTGCCTTCGTCGGCGGCATCAATATCATCGACGACATCAACGCGCCTGACCAGATTCCACCGCGTTTCGATTATGCGGTCTCGGTGGAGGGGCCGTTGCTGGCTGAAATACATCAATCGGCCAGGCGTCTCTGGGCGTTGATTGGCTGGCTGCAGTTGCGTCGCCACCGCAGCCGTAGTCGGAGGCACAGGGCGCCGCTGCATATTGCGCCGCGTGGTGGAGTCGAGGCTGCCTTCGTTCGGCGTGACAACATCCGCCATCGGAATGACATCGAAAACGCATATCTCGATGCCATCGATTCGGCCAAAGATGAGATCATCATCGCCAATGCCTACTTCCTGCCCGGCCGCCGCTTCAGGCAGGCGCTGGTCCAAGCCTCTGCGCGGGGCGTGCGGGTGGTGTTGTTGCTGCAGGGGCGGGTGGAATACGTTCTACTTCATTACGCTTCGCGTGCCCTGTACGGCATGCTGCTCGGCGCAGGCATAGAAATCTACAGCTACCACAAGAGCTTTCTTCATGCCAAGGTGGCGGTGATCGACGGTCGCTGGGCCACGGTGGGTTCGTCGAATATCGACCCTTTTAGCCTGATGCTGGCGCGGGAAGCCAATATTGTAGCGCTCGACGCCGACTTCGCTGGAAAGCTGCGGAGCAGTTTGCTGCAGGCGATTAGCGAGGGAGCGCAGCAAATCATGGCCGACAATTGGAAGCAACAGCCGTATTACCAGCGCTTCCTGGCGTGGGTAAGTTACGGCGTGGTGCGCTTTCTGATGGGCATGGTCGGCTATGCGCGCCGTTACGAAGAAGCCTGA
- the ybgC gene encoding tol-pal system-associated acyl-CoA thioesterase: MSDKATQDSGLGTQDCFAWPVRVYYEDTDSGGVVYYANYLKFMERARTEWLRDQGFEQTELLRDHSIIFVVREVHIEYLRPAMFNDLLTVTVNFHQAGRSWIELDQTAEHPENGVLVRARVKVVCVNGQTFKPVQIPAPVRERIERIS; encoded by the coding sequence ATGAGCGACAAGGCTACTCAGGACTCAGGACTCGGCACTCAGGACTGTTTTGCTTGGCCGGTGCGCGTCTATTACGAGGACACCGATTCCGGCGGCGTGGTGTATTACGCCAATTACCTCAAGTTCATGGAGCGTGCCCGTACCGAATGGTTGCGGGACCAGGGTTTCGAGCAGACGGAGTTGTTGCGTGACCATTCAATCATTTTTGTGGTGCGCGAAGTGCATATAGAATACCTGCGCCCCGCGATGTTTAACGATCTGCTGACGGTGACAGTGAATTTTCATCAGGCAGGCCGCAGCTGGATCGAGCTTGATCAGACGGCTGAGCATCCGGAAAACGGCGTGCTGGTAAGGGCGCGCGTCAAGGTGGTCTGCGTCAATGGGCAAACATTCAAGCCGGTGCAAATTCCCGCCCCGGTCAGAGAGAGAATTGAAAGGATATCGTGA
- the ruvB gene encoding Holliday junction branch migration DNA helicase RuvB has translation MIETDNLKAGNRIISAAPISSHEEAAERALRPKLLEEYVGQEKAREQLEIFIQAARGRSESLDHVLLFGPPGLGKTTLAHIIAREMGVNLRQTSGPVLERPGDLAALLTNLEPHDVLFIDEIHRLSPVVEEILYPALEDFQLDIMIGEGPAARSVKLDLPPFTLVGATTRAGMLTNPLRDRFGIVARLEFYTHGELKQIVARSARLMNVELSDDGAVEVAKRSRGTPRIANRLLRRVRDFAEVKADGKVTRDVADAALFMLDVDKAGLDMMDRKLLQAVLEKFGGGPVGVENLAAAIGEERDTIEDVLEPYLIQQGYLMRTPRGRVATQIAYLHFGLAVPSKNPNGELWEQ, from the coding sequence ATGATCGAAACCGACAACCTCAAGGCTGGCAACCGCATTATTTCCGCGGCGCCGATTTCTTCCCATGAAGAAGCGGCCGAGCGCGCTTTGCGCCCCAAGCTGCTGGAAGAATATGTCGGTCAGGAGAAGGCGCGCGAGCAACTGGAAATTTTTATCCAGGCGGCGCGCGGTCGCAGCGAATCGCTCGACCACGTGCTGCTGTTCGGACCGCCTGGTTTGGGCAAGACCACCCTGGCGCACATCATCGCCCGTGAAATGGGTGTCAACCTGCGCCAGACCAGCGGGCCGGTGCTGGAGCGGCCAGGCGATCTGGCCGCGCTGCTGACCAATCTTGAGCCCCACGATGTTTTGTTCATCGATGAAATTCACCGGCTTTCCCCGGTGGTGGAAGAAATCCTCTACCCGGCGCTGGAGGACTTCCAGCTCGATATCATGATCGGCGAAGGTCCGGCGGCGAGGTCGGTCAAGCTGGATCTGCCGCCCTTTACGCTGGTCGGTGCCACGACTCGGGCCGGCATGCTGACCAACCCGTTGCGAGACCGTTTCGGCATCGTGGCGCGGCTGGAATTTTATACTCACGGCGAACTGAAGCAGATCGTGGCGCGTTCTGCGCGGTTGATGAATGTTGAGCTTTCCGACGATGGTGCGGTAGAAGTTGCGAAGCGTTCGCGCGGCACGCCGCGCATCGCCAACCGCCTGTTGCGCCGGGTGCGTGATTTTGCCGAGGTCAAGGCGGATGGCAAGGTGACGCGGGATGTGGCTGATGCCGCGCTTTTTATGCTGGATGTGGACAAAGCCGGACTCGACATGATGGATCGCAAGTTGCTGCAGGCCGTGCTGGAGAAGTTCGGCGGCGGCCCGGTCGGGGTGGAAAACCTGGCGGCAGCCATCGGCGAGGAGCGCGACACCATCGAGGATGTGCTCGAACCCTATCTGATTCAGCAGGGCTATTTGATGCGCACGCCGCGCGGTCGGGTGGCAACGCAGATAGCCTATCTGCATTTCGGGCTGGCGGTGCCGTCGAAGAACCCGAACGGCGAGCTGTGGGAGCAATGA